From the Arthrobacter sp. PM3 genome, one window contains:
- a CDS encoding DUF1048 domain-containing protein: protein MAATWLEKITGSLDDKKRWRHYKARKEQLPASYRTAIDGLERYFTYAGSIVKGDVLMQMLEDLADLIERAAVDGTPIRDIVGDDPVEFADTFIRNYSDGQWINKERKRLTDAIDQAAGDNA from the coding sequence ATGGCCGCAACGTGGCTGGAAAAAATCACAGGCTCCTTGGACGACAAGAAACGCTGGCGCCACTACAAGGCGCGCAAGGAGCAGCTCCCCGCGAGCTACCGGACCGCAATCGACGGGCTCGAGCGCTACTTCACGTACGCCGGGTCGATCGTCAAGGGCGATGTCCTCATGCAGATGCTCGAAGACCTCGCAGACCTGATCGAGAGGGCCGCCGTCGACGGGACCCCGATCCGCGACATCGTCGGGGACGACCCCGTGGAGTTCGCGGACACCTTCATCCGGAACTACTCGGACGGCCAGTGGATCAACAAGGAGCGCAAGCGCCTGACCGATGCCATCGATCAGGCCGCCGGCGACAACGCATAA
- a CDS encoding adenosine deaminase yields the protein METNDAGPGTDPAAGPDVAGPDTGAAPEFAEVPEEVLALPVAELHLHIEGTLEPELIFALAERNGIQLPYADLDELRARYEFTDLQSFLDLYYANMAVLQTEQDFADMTRAYLGRAAVAGVKHAEIMLDPQAHLSRGVSLATCVNGVASVLAVSEQEFGISTLLIAAFLRDLPEESALEVLEQLLAMDAPIAGIGLDSAEVGNPPAKFQRLFARAKEAGLHRIAHAGEEGPASYITDALDLLDVERIDHGIRCMEDPALVERLVDELMPLTVCPLSNVRLRAVDTLAGHPLPAMLAAGLNVSVNSDDPAYFGGYVDDNFAQLKSVIGLSEFDCVRMAANSIRSSFASEERKTELLAVLAASGH from the coding sequence ATGGAAACGAACGACGCCGGCCCGGGCACCGACCCCGCTGCCGGCCCTGATGTGGCCGGCCCTGACACCGGGGCGGCCCCCGAATTTGCCGAGGTCCCCGAAGAAGTCCTCGCACTCCCGGTCGCCGAACTGCACCTGCACATCGAGGGCACGCTGGAACCGGAGCTGATCTTTGCGCTCGCCGAACGGAATGGCATCCAGCTGCCGTATGCGGACCTGGACGAGCTGCGCGCCCGCTATGAGTTCACGGACCTGCAGTCGTTCCTGGACCTCTACTACGCCAACATGGCCGTGCTGCAGACCGAACAGGACTTCGCGGACATGACCCGGGCCTACTTGGGCCGGGCAGCTGTCGCCGGGGTGAAGCATGCCGAGATCATGCTGGACCCGCAGGCGCACCTGTCCCGCGGTGTTTCCCTGGCGACGTGTGTCAACGGCGTGGCCTCCGTCCTCGCCGTCTCCGAGCAGGAGTTCGGCATCTCCACCCTGCTGATCGCCGCGTTCCTGCGGGATCTGCCGGAGGAATCGGCCCTGGAGGTCCTCGAACAGCTGCTGGCCATGGACGCCCCGATCGCCGGGATCGGCCTGGATTCGGCCGAGGTGGGCAACCCGCCGGCGAAGTTCCAGCGGCTGTTTGCCCGGGCCAAGGAGGCCGGCCTGCACCGGATCGCCCACGCCGGCGAGGAGGGCCCGGCGTCGTACATCACCGACGCCCTGGACCTCCTGGACGTCGAGCGGATCGACCACGGCATCCGGTGCATGGAGGACCCGGCGCTCGTGGAGCGGCTCGTCGACGAACTCATGCCGCTGACCGTATGCCCGCTGTCCAACGTCCGGCTCCGGGCCGTGGACACCCTCGCCGGGCACCCGCTGCCGGCGATGCTCGCGGCGGGCCTGAACGTCAGCGTGAACTCGGACGACCCCGCGTATTTCGGCGGCTACGTGGATGACAACTTCGCGCAGCTGAAGTCCGTGATCGGCCTGTCCGAGTTCGACTGCGTCCGGATGGCCGCGAACTCGATCCGGTCCTCCTTCGCCAGCGAGGAACGCAAGACGGAGCTGCTCGCCGTCCTGGCCGCCTCCGGCCACTAA
- a CDS encoding ABC transporter permease, which produces MSTHVLGDTRVLTGRSLRHILRSPDTIMTTAVTPIALMLLFVYVFGGAISTGSSESYVNYMLPGILLITIASGVAYTAYRLFLDMQGGIFERFQSMPIAKSSVLWAHVLTSLAANLASVAIVIGVALVMGFRTEASISAWLAVAGILILFTLALTWIAVIAGLSAKSVDGASAFSYPLIFLPFISSAFVPTDTMPGPVAWFAENQPVTAIVDTLRALFAEEPAGSDIWIALAWLVGILALAYAFAIAAYRRKIS; this is translated from the coding sequence ATGAGCACCCACGTCCTCGGCGACACCCGCGTCCTTACCGGCCGGTCGCTGCGGCACATCCTCCGCAGCCCCGACACGATCATGACCACTGCGGTCACCCCGATCGCGCTGATGCTTTTGTTCGTCTATGTTTTCGGCGGGGCGATCAGCACCGGATCCAGCGAGTCGTACGTGAACTACATGCTCCCCGGCATCCTGCTGATCACCATCGCGTCGGGCGTCGCGTACACCGCGTACCGGCTGTTCCTGGACATGCAGGGCGGCATCTTCGAGCGCTTTCAGTCCATGCCGATCGCGAAGTCGAGCGTGCTCTGGGCGCATGTGCTGACCTCGCTGGCCGCAAACCTGGCTTCGGTCGCGATCGTCATCGGCGTCGCACTGGTCATGGGATTCCGTACGGAAGCATCCATATCAGCCTGGCTCGCCGTCGCCGGCATCCTGATCCTGTTCACCCTGGCCCTGACCTGGATCGCCGTGATCGCCGGGCTTTCGGCGAAGTCAGTCGACGGCGCGAGCGCGTTCAGCTACCCGTTGATCTTCCTGCCGTTCATCAGCTCGGCCTTCGTACCCACCGACACGATGCCCGGCCCAGTCGCCTGGTTTGCCGAGAACCAACCAGTGACCGCGATCGTGGACACCCTCCGGGCCCTGTTCGCCGAGGAACCCGCCGGCAGCGACATCTGGATCGCCTTGGCGTGGCTGGTCGGCATTCTGGCCCTCGCCTACGCGTTCGCGATTGCCGCCTACCGTCGCAAGATCAGCTGA
- a CDS encoding MSMEG_6728 family protein, which yields MHTFLPFPDFQQSAAVLDRARLGKQRVEALQILRALVIPEYGWQSHPAVRMWMGYVPALTKYGLAMVDEWTARGGEDTTREKIMEFAPQAAHPGYAGKIPMPPWLGEPDFHLSHQSRLVAKDPKFYAAVFPDTAPDLEYVWPEPKHELLPEDPAGDRMWVLRLPLGDTEAEQLSTVSLPPAGRAKGGASAPGEDDYQFVYAESGSRRPTVRKLPPKQLPKKPTRKRRQQEEAFATLPGKSVVAIPLNGGSSFAIGKVLGRPITVDGQFARNFEIDEIVDRAAFDYPALLQDPRAFFPIPAR from the coding sequence ATGCATACTTTCCTCCCCTTCCCCGATTTCCAGCAGAGCGCCGCGGTTTTGGACCGTGCGCGGCTCGGCAAGCAGCGTGTTGAGGCGCTGCAGATCCTGCGCGCGCTGGTGATCCCGGAGTACGGCTGGCAGTCGCACCCGGCCGTCCGGATGTGGATGGGCTACGTTCCCGCACTGACGAAGTACGGCCTGGCCATGGTGGATGAATGGACGGCCCGGGGCGGCGAGGACACCACCCGCGAGAAGATCATGGAGTTCGCCCCGCAGGCGGCCCACCCCGGCTACGCCGGCAAGATTCCGATGCCCCCGTGGCTGGGCGAGCCGGACTTCCACCTCAGCCACCAGTCCCGGCTGGTTGCCAAGGATCCCAAGTTCTACGCCGCTGTTTTCCCGGACACGGCCCCGGACCTGGAGTACGTCTGGCCCGAGCCCAAGCACGAACTCCTGCCGGAGGATCCGGCCGGGGACCGCATGTGGGTCCTGCGCCTGCCCCTTGGCGACACGGAGGCCGAGCAGCTGAGCACCGTCAGCCTGCCGCCGGCCGGGCGCGCCAAAGGCGGCGCCTCGGCGCCGGGCGAGGACGACTACCAGTTCGTCTACGCCGAGTCGGGCTCCCGCCGGCCCACGGTCCGCAAGCTGCCCCCGAAGCAGCTGCCCAAGAAGCCCACCCGCAAGCGCCGGCAGCAGGAAGAGGCGTTCGCCACGCTGCCGGGCAAGTCCGTGGTCGCCATCCCGCTCAACGGCGGCAGCTCCTTCGCAATCGGCAAGGTCCTGGGCCGTCCGATCACCGTGGACGGGCAGTTCGCGCGCAACTTCGAGATCGACGAGATCGTGGACCGCGCGGCTTTCGACTACCCCGCACTGCTGCAGGACCCGCGCGCCTTCTTCCCGATTCCGGCGAGGTAG
- a CDS encoding ABC transporter ATP-binding protein, whose protein sequence is MTTNQAFAPAIRVQGIEKSFKDVHVLRDVGFDVAAGSIFALLGSNGAGKTTLVRILSTLLTADAGTATVNGHDIAAEPGEVRESISLTGQFAAVDEVLTGRENLVLVARLRHVRNPAGTADHLLARFQLTEAGNRKASTYSGGMRRRLDIAMSLIGNPPIIFLDEPTTGLDPQARIEVWQTIRQLAGDGTTVLLTTQYLDEAEQLADRIAILHEGTIIQNGTLAELKQLLPPAKVEYVEKQPSLEDVFLALVGDTGESTSGGPATAAPARKEPR, encoded by the coding sequence ATGACCACCAACCAGGCCTTCGCCCCCGCGATCCGGGTGCAGGGCATCGAGAAGTCATTCAAGGACGTGCACGTGCTGCGGGACGTCGGCTTCGACGTGGCGGCGGGGAGCATCTTCGCGCTGCTCGGCTCCAACGGCGCGGGCAAGACCACGCTGGTGCGGATCCTGTCGACGTTGCTGACAGCCGACGCCGGCACCGCCACCGTCAACGGCCACGACATCGCCGCCGAGCCCGGCGAGGTCCGCGAGTCGATCAGCCTGACCGGCCAGTTCGCCGCGGTCGATGAAGTCCTCACCGGCAGGGAGAACCTGGTGCTGGTCGCCAGGCTGCGTCACGTGAGGAACCCGGCCGGGACCGCGGACCACCTCCTCGCCCGCTTCCAGCTCACCGAAGCAGGCAACCGCAAGGCGTCAACTTACTCGGGCGGCATGCGACGCCGGCTCGACATCGCCATGAGCCTGATCGGAAACCCGCCGATTATCTTCCTCGACGAACCGACGACGGGCCTGGACCCCCAAGCTCGCATCGAGGTGTGGCAGACCATCAGGCAGCTCGCCGGCGACGGCACCACCGTACTGCTGACCACGCAATACCTCGACGAAGCCGAACAACTGGCCGACCGGATCGCGATCCTGCACGAAGGCACGATCATCCAGAACGGGACCCTGGCCGAGCTCAAGCAACTCCTTCCGCCCGCAAAGGTGGAATACGTCGAGAAGCAACCCTCCCTCGAGGACGTCTTTCTCGCCCTCGTTGGTGACACCGGCGAGTCCACTTCCGGCGGGCCCGCCACCGCCGCCCCGGCACGAAAGGAACCCCGATGA
- a CDS encoding nuclease-related domain-containing protein — protein MAAGDRAAEQSRLAAERVERLRQQLEQAERRAQAWSAGAAGEARVAEALAELEPLGWLMLHDVHWPGRPKANIDHIMVGPGGIVIVDAKNWSGDVRVRDGVLRQNGYSREQEVSGILQQSAALAAVLQPDHRRLVQGWICLVGQPELRGTTRSGIRIEGLGSLRDAVAALPPVLPPDIVRTVHGYLQGLLGGTTSPQLLTTAQFGRDDAPAGSLRHWRTRTAPPAKTNDTHKLRGRSARTGCLGLLVKVVFLIVGVSMFLSFAFHARPAAPTAPHPAPAASQSAPSR, from the coding sequence ATGGCTGCAGGAGACAGGGCTGCCGAACAATCGAGGCTGGCCGCTGAACGCGTAGAACGCCTGCGCCAGCAGCTGGAGCAAGCAGAACGCCGTGCGCAAGCTTGGTCGGCAGGTGCGGCTGGCGAAGCCCGCGTCGCTGAGGCGCTGGCTGAGCTGGAACCCCTCGGCTGGCTCATGCTTCATGACGTCCACTGGCCGGGTAGGCCGAAGGCCAACATCGACCACATCATGGTCGGGCCCGGTGGCATCGTGATTGTAGATGCCAAGAACTGGAGCGGTGACGTCCGCGTGCGGGACGGAGTCCTCCGTCAAAACGGCTATTCAAGGGAACAGGAAGTCTCGGGGATCCTTCAACAGAGCGCTGCCTTGGCGGCAGTTCTGCAACCGGATCACCGCCGCTTGGTCCAAGGTTGGATCTGCCTCGTCGGACAGCCGGAACTTCGCGGCACTACAAGGAGCGGGATCCGGATTGAGGGTCTGGGTAGCCTCCGTGATGCCGTGGCCGCGTTGCCGCCCGTTCTCCCCCCGGACATCGTGCGCACCGTCCACGGCTATCTTCAGGGACTTCTCGGCGGGACAACAAGTCCTCAGCTTCTGACCACGGCGCAATTTGGCCGGGACGACGCCCCTGCGGGGTCTTTGCGGCACTGGCGGACGCGTACAGCCCCACCGGCCAAGACAAACGACACGCATAAACTTCGCGGACGGTCCGCGCGGACGGGCTGCTTGGGACTGCTGGTCAAGGTGGTGTTTCTGATCGTCGGTGTATCCATGTTCCTGAGCTTCGCCTTCCACGCCCGTCCGGCGGCACCAACGGCCCCGCACCCGGCGCCTGCCGCGAGCCAATCGGCGCCCTCGCGTTAG
- a CDS encoding VOC family protein encodes MPSKLAVIAIDANRPQVVADFWCEVLGWHVVETDGEVISIGPRDKAWPSIDVIQVPEGKTVKNRLHFDLRADGVSTAEELERLLVLGARRVDVGQGADVSWVVLGDPEGNEFCLLSRTVQDVGQG; translated from the coding sequence ATGCCCAGCAAATTAGCTGTCATCGCCATCGACGCGAACCGGCCCCAGGTGGTGGCCGACTTCTGGTGCGAGGTCCTCGGCTGGCACGTGGTCGAAACGGACGGCGAGGTCATCAGCATCGGACCGCGGGACAAAGCCTGGCCGTCCATCGACGTGATCCAGGTGCCGGAGGGCAAGACCGTGAAGAACCGGCTGCACTTCGACCTCCGGGCCGACGGCGTGTCCACCGCCGAGGAGCTTGAGCGCCTGCTCGTCCTCGGCGCCCGGCGCGTGGACGTGGGCCAGGGCGCCGACGTCTCCTGGGTGGTCCTGGGTGATCCCGAGGGCAACGAGTTCTGTCTGCTGTCCCGGACCGTCCAGGACGTCGGACAGGGCTAA
- a CDS encoding PadR family transcriptional regulator, translating to MGKQMTEMLKGTLEGIVLAILAVQPAYGYEITARLREEGFSDIVEGTVYALLVRIEQRGLVDVAKVPSEKGPPRKVYSLNALGGEYLDEFWRSWSFLEQRIERLHHRIERTRNEGE from the coding sequence GTGGGCAAGCAGATGACCGAGATGCTCAAGGGAACACTGGAGGGCATCGTCCTCGCGATCCTGGCCGTGCAGCCGGCATACGGCTACGAGATCACGGCACGGCTGCGCGAGGAGGGTTTTTCCGACATCGTCGAGGGCACCGTCTACGCGCTGCTGGTCAGGATCGAGCAGCGCGGTCTCGTGGACGTGGCGAAGGTCCCGTCCGAGAAAGGACCACCGCGCAAGGTCTATTCGCTGAACGCACTCGGTGGGGAGTACCTCGACGAGTTCTGGAGGAGCTGGAGCTTCCTCGAACAACGGATTGAACGGCTTCATCACCGCATCGAACGCACCCGGAACGAAGGAGAGTAA
- a CDS encoding excinuclease ABC subunit UvrA: MQSKQHASDLPRPGVPDPAPGNPTDGFVRVRGARENNLRNVDVDVPRDAIVAFTGVSGSGKSSLAFGTIYAEAQRRYFESVAPYARRLIQQGHNPKVEMITGLPPAVALQQRRGTPSSRSTVGTLTTLSNSLRMLFSRAGSYPDGASPLDSDAFSPNTAAGACPECHGLGIAHTVTESSLVPDTSLSIRDGAIAAWPGAWQGKNLRDILTHLGHDVDTPWRKLPKKERDWILFTEEQPVVEVTPQRDRVAKPYKGRFWSARSYVMHTLADSKSTTMREKVLRFMETGPCPVCGGSGLTPAALAVTFAGHTIADLNAVPMTELAEIIRPTTELTEAGTASRKQSSGEGNEVAVAITRDLLQRVTVLLDLGLGYLALGRPTPTLSPGEMQRLRIATQLRSGLFGVIYVLDEPSAGLHPADAEPLLTVLDQLKSSGNSVFVVEHNMDIVQRADWLVDVGPRAGEGGGEVLYSGPVAGLAGVDASITRPFLFRDGSDGSADGSGIADDGGSAARGTRRNAVGWLELRAISRHNLRELDADFPLGVLTAVTGVSGSGKSTLVSQVLAEVVGARLHPEPDAAKTPEHLEADAGGTTGPVSVGAVSGLDRLDRLVKVDQKPIGRTPRSNLATYTGLFDTVRKEFAATDEAKARGFGAGRFSFNVAGGRCETCQGEGFVAVELLFLPGSYGPCPECHGSRYNPETLEVTYRGKNVAEVLGMTVDAAAGFLEAVPAAARSLQTLREVGLGYLRLGQPATELSGGEAQRIKLATELQRTQRGHSLYLLDEPTTGLHPADVQLLMAQLHRLVDAGNTVVVVEHDMDVVAAADWVIDLGPAGGDAGGKIVATGTPAAVARSTASRTATYLAGALGG, from the coding sequence ATGCAAAGTAAACAGCATGCTTCCGATCTGCCGCGCCCGGGCGTTCCTGACCCGGCTCCGGGCAATCCGACGGACGGATTTGTCCGGGTGCGCGGCGCCCGGGAGAACAACCTGCGCAACGTGGACGTGGACGTGCCCCGCGACGCGATCGTTGCCTTCACCGGCGTCTCCGGCTCGGGCAAGTCCTCCCTGGCCTTTGGCACCATCTATGCCGAGGCGCAGCGCCGCTACTTCGAGTCCGTGGCCCCCTACGCCCGCCGGCTCATCCAGCAGGGGCACAACCCCAAGGTGGAAATGATCACCGGGCTGCCGCCCGCCGTCGCGCTCCAGCAGCGCCGCGGGACGCCGAGTTCCCGGTCCACGGTGGGCACCCTGACCACACTGTCCAACTCGCTGCGCATGCTCTTCTCCCGCGCCGGCAGCTATCCGGACGGCGCCAGCCCGCTGGACTCGGACGCGTTTTCGCCGAACACGGCCGCCGGCGCCTGCCCGGAGTGCCACGGGCTGGGCATCGCCCACACGGTCACCGAGTCCTCGCTGGTCCCGGACACCTCGCTGAGCATCCGTGACGGCGCCATCGCCGCCTGGCCCGGGGCCTGGCAAGGCAAAAACCTGCGCGACATCCTGACCCACCTGGGCCACGACGTCGACACCCCCTGGCGGAAGCTGCCCAAAAAAGAACGCGACTGGATCCTGTTCACTGAGGAACAGCCGGTGGTCGAGGTTACGCCCCAGCGCGACCGCGTCGCCAAGCCGTACAAGGGCCGGTTCTGGAGCGCCAGGAGCTATGTGATGCATACGCTCGCCGATTCCAAGAGCACCACCATGCGCGAGAAGGTGCTGCGCTTCATGGAAACCGGCCCGTGCCCGGTCTGTGGCGGCAGCGGGCTGACCCCGGCCGCGCTCGCCGTCACCTTCGCAGGGCACACCATCGCCGACCTCAACGCCGTCCCGATGACCGAACTGGCAGAGATCATCCGCCCCACCACCGAGCTCACGGAGGCCGGGACCGCGTCCCGCAAGCAGTCCTCCGGCGAGGGCAACGAGGTGGCCGTGGCCATCACCCGTGACCTCCTGCAGCGCGTCACCGTGCTGCTGGACCTGGGTCTGGGCTACCTGGCGCTGGGCCGGCCCACGCCCACGCTCTCCCCCGGCGAGATGCAGCGGCTCCGGATCGCCACCCAGCTCCGTTCCGGCCTGTTCGGCGTGATCTACGTCCTCGACGAGCCCTCCGCCGGCCTGCACCCCGCCGACGCCGAGCCCCTCCTCACAGTCCTGGACCAGCTCAAGTCCTCCGGCAACTCGGTGTTCGTGGTGGAGCACAACATGGACATCGTCCAGCGCGCCGACTGGCTGGTAGACGTAGGCCCGCGGGCCGGTGAAGGCGGCGGTGAGGTGCTCTACAGCGGGCCAGTGGCCGGACTCGCCGGGGTCGACGCGTCCATCACCCGGCCGTTCCTGTTCCGGGACGGGTCGGATGGTTCGGCTGACGGGTCCGGCATTGCGGACGACGGCGGTTCCGCCGCCCGCGGCACGCGCCGGAATGCCGTCGGCTGGCTGGAACTGCGCGCCATCAGCCGGCACAACCTGCGCGAACTCGACGCCGACTTCCCGCTCGGCGTCCTGACCGCGGTCACGGGCGTCTCCGGGTCCGGCAAGTCCACCCTGGTCAGCCAGGTCCTGGCCGAAGTGGTCGGCGCCCGGCTGCACCCGGAGCCGGACGCGGCGAAGACCCCTGAGCATCTGGAGGCCGACGCCGGCGGGACCACCGGACCGGTCAGTGTCGGAGCGGTCTCAGGCCTCGACCGGCTGGACCGCCTGGTCAAGGTGGACCAGAAGCCGATCGGTCGCACCCCGCGGTCCAACCTCGCCACCTATACAGGCCTCTTCGACACAGTCCGCAAGGAATTCGCGGCGACGGACGAGGCGAAGGCCCGGGGCTTCGGCGCCGGCCGTTTCTCCTTCAACGTGGCCGGGGGCCGCTGCGAGACGTGCCAGGGCGAGGGCTTCGTGGCCGTGGAACTGTTGTTCCTGCCCGGCAGTTACGGTCCCTGTCCGGAGTGCCACGGCTCGCGCTACAACCCCGAAACCCTCGAGGTCACGTACCGCGGCAAGAACGTGGCGGAGGTCCTGGGCATGACAGTCGACGCCGCGGCCGGGTTCCTCGAAGCGGTCCCGGCGGCGGCGCGGAGCCTGCAGACGCTGCGCGAGGTGGGCCTGGGCTATCTCCGTCTCGGCCAGCCCGCCACCGAACTCTCCGGCGGGGAGGCCCAGCGGATCAAGCTCGCCACCGAACTGCAGCGCACCCAGCGGGGCCACTCGCTCTACCTGCTGGACGAGCCCACCACCGGCCTGCACCCGGCCGACGTCCAGCTCCTGATGGCCCAGCTGCACCGGCTCGTGGACGCAGGTAACACCGTCGTTGTGGTGGAACACGACATGGATGTGGTGGCCGCCGCGGATTGGGTGATCGATCTGGGCCCGGCCGGCGGCGACGCCGGAGGCAAGATCGTTGCCACCGGTACGCCGGCCGCCGTCGCACGTTCCACGGCGAGCCGGACGGCGACGTACCTGGCCGGCGCGCTCGGCGGCTGA
- a CDS encoding aldo/keto reductase, translating into METRTLGSLTVSALGLGCMGMSEFYGHGDDAESIATIQAFLDAGGSLLDTADMYGPFTNETLVGRAIAGRRDDVVLATKFGNERRADGSWVGINGSPEYVRAACDASLQRLGVDHIDLYYQHRVDKTVPIEDTVGAMAELVEAGKVRHLGLSEASAETIRRAHAVHPITALQTEYSLWEREPETKVFPVLAELGIGFVPYSPLGRGFLTGQFRTPEDFPADDFRRHSPRFQGENFTRNLQLVDRVKELADAKGCTPAQLALAWLLAQGEHIVPIPGTKKRDRLQENLGATAVDLSAEDLSRLEELAPAGAAAGARYPHMDSIDV; encoded by the coding sequence ATGGAAACCCGCACGCTCGGATCGCTCACTGTCTCGGCCCTCGGATTGGGCTGCATGGGCATGAGCGAGTTCTACGGCCACGGCGACGATGCCGAGTCCATCGCCACCATCCAGGCCTTCCTCGATGCCGGCGGCAGCCTGCTCGACACCGCGGACATGTACGGTCCGTTCACGAACGAAACCCTGGTGGGCCGGGCCATCGCCGGCCGCCGGGACGACGTCGTGCTGGCCACCAAGTTCGGCAACGAACGCCGGGCGGACGGATCCTGGGTGGGCATCAACGGCTCCCCCGAGTACGTGCGCGCCGCCTGCGACGCGAGCCTGCAGCGGCTGGGCGTGGACCACATCGACCTGTACTACCAGCACCGCGTGGACAAGACCGTCCCGATCGAGGACACCGTCGGCGCCATGGCGGAGCTGGTCGAGGCCGGCAAAGTCCGGCACCTTGGCCTGTCCGAGGCCAGCGCCGAGACCATCCGCCGGGCCCATGCGGTGCACCCCATCACGGCCCTGCAGACCGAGTACTCGCTGTGGGAGCGCGAGCCGGAGACCAAGGTCTTCCCGGTCCTGGCCGAACTCGGCATCGGTTTTGTCCCCTACAGCCCCCTCGGCCGGGGCTTCCTGACCGGCCAGTTCCGCACCCCGGAGGACTTCCCCGCGGACGACTTCCGCCGGCATTCCCCGCGGTTCCAGGGCGAAAACTTCACCCGGAACCTGCAGCTCGTGGACCGGGTCAAGGAGCTGGCCGACGCGAAAGGCTGCACCCCGGCGCAACTGGCGCTGGCGTGGCTGCTCGCCCAAGGCGAGCACATCGTTCCGATCCCGGGCACCAAGAAGCGCGACCGCCTGCAGGAGAACCTGGGCGCCACCGCCGTCGACCTTTCCGCCGAGGACCTGAGCCGGCTGGAGGAGCTCGCCCCGGCCGGGGCGGCAGCCGGGGCGCGGTACCCGCACATGGATTCGATCGACGTCTAA